The Chromatiales bacterium 21-64-14 genome contains the following window.
TCCCCGGAGTCGCCGAGGTACAGTCCGTGGGCGATGGGCGCCTGCGTCTGAGCCTGGAGCCGGGCGCCGATCCGACCGAGGCCCTGGTCGCCCGCGCCGTGGAACGGCATTGGGGGCTCTGCGAACTGATTCCGGAACGCGCCTCCCTGGAACAGTTGTTCGTGGATCTGGTCTACCGGGACCAGGAGGCGCGGCCCGTCCCGGCGCCGACGGAGGCGGCATGATCCTGACCCTGGCACGACGCGAACTGCGTAGTATGTTTCTCTCCCCCCTCGCCTGGGCGATCCTGGCAGTGGTGATGTTCCTGCTCGCGTGGCTGTTTCTCGCGCAGATCGAATACTTCCAGGTAATACAGCCGCGTCTGGCCAGCATTCCCAACGCCCCCGGGGTCACGGACTTGGTGGTGGTGCCCATACTGGGCGACGCGGCTTTCATCTTGATGCTCGTAGCCCCCTTGCTGACGATGCGTCTGATCAGCGATGAGCGGCGCAACCGCACCCTGCCCCTGCTGTACTCGGCGCCCATGTCCATGACCGATATCGTGCTCGGCAAATACCTGGGTCTCCTGCTGTTCTTCGCCATACTGCTGGCCCTCATCGCCCTCATGCCCCTGTCCCTGCTGCTCGGCAGCGGACTCGACTACGGGACCTTGGCGGCGGGCTTTCTGGGTCTGGCCCTGTTGCTGGCCGCGTTCGGCGCCGCCGGGCTGTTCATGTCCAGCCTCACCAGTCAGCCCACGGTGGCAGCCATCAGCACCTTTGGTCTGCTGCTGCTGCTCTGGGTAGTCGACTGGGCCGGCAACTCCCGTCCCGGCATGAGCGGCGCGTTCGCCTATCTGTCTCTCCAGCGCCATTACGAATCCCTGTTGAAGGGCAACTTCAACACGCAGGACGTGGTGTATTACCTGCTGTTCATCACAACCTTTCTGGTCTTGAGCATCCGCCGTCTGGATGCCGAGCGCCTGCAACACTGACCGGCCGGGAATCGTTGAACGTGCGCGCTTTGAAATATTTCAGCCCCCATCCCGGATCGGTCCCACCGACCGCTGCCACGACGGGCCGGGCCGCGGCCCGCAGCCCGGGGATCCGCTAGCACCATGGAAGTCACCTCCAGGTCACGACTGCTGCTCCGGTTCCAGAATATCGCGTTTGTCGCGCTGTTCCTGGGGATCGTGGGAATGCTCGGCTGGCTCAGCACCCAGTACACCTATCAGGCGGACTGGACCGCGGGCCACCGCAACACCCTGTCCAAGGCGAGCCGTGAACTGCTCGCAAGGATCCACGGTCCGCTGACCATCACCGCCTATGCGCGGCAGCGGCCGCAACTGCGCCAGCAGATCCAGGACCTGGTGGGCCGTTACCAGCGGATCAAGCCCGACATCCATCTTGTGTTCGTCAATCCGGACACGGTTCCGGCCCAGGTGCGGGATCTGGGCATCACCGTGGACGGGGAACTGGTCATCCAATATAAGGGCCGCAGCGAGCAACTCACCCATCTGAGTGAATCGGGGTTGACCAATGCGCTGCTGCGGGTGGCAAGCGGCGCTCACCGCTGGGCGGTGTTCCTGACCGGCCACGGGGAACGCGACCCCGATGGACGGGCCAACTTCGACCTCGGAGACTTCGGCCGCTTGTTGAAGAACAAGGGCGTGACGGTGCAGACCCTGAACCTCGCCACCACTGCCAGCATCCCACGCAATACCACGGTGCTGGTGATCGCCAGCCCCCGGGTCAACCTGCTCCCCGGCGAAGTGGACGCCATCCGCGCCTACGTGCGTCACGGCGGCAACCTGCTTTGGCTCCAGGATCCGGGATCCTTGCATGGACTGGAACCCGTGGCCAAGGAACTGGGCATCCGGATCCTTCCGGGGACTATCGTGGACCCGGCCGCGGTGCGCCTGTTCGGCGCCCCGTTTGCCCTGGTCACCCACTATCCCGATTCCCCCATCACGCGCGGCATGGACCTGCTGACCCTGTTCCCGGAGGCGGCCGGGATCCAGGTCAAAAAAGACCACGGCGACTGGAACCCGGACGCGTTTCTGACCAGCAGCGCGCAAAGCTGGGATCACGTGGGCGCCCTGTCCGGCACGGTCGCCTACAATCCGGGCAAGGACCAACACGGTCCCCTGAATATCGGCGTAGCGCTGACCCGCAGCGTTAAGGCCACGGCACCCGCCGGCGTAACCACGCCGCACGGGAAAACCGGCGCGCGCGCTACAGAGACCCCCGCCGCGAACACGCCCAATCCGGAACCGCGGTCCCAGCGGGTGGTGGTCATCGGCAACGGGGATTTCCTTTCCAACGCCTACCTGGGTAACGCCGGCAACGCGAATCTGGGCCTCAAGGTCTTTCAGTGGCTCACCCATAACGACCAGTTCATCAACGTGCCAGCGAAGACCGCCCCGGATCTGACCCTGACCCTGAGCAGCGACGCGCAGGCGATCATCGGCTTCGGCTTGCTGTTGGTGCTGCCGGCGCTGCTGCTGGGAAGCGGGATCGTGATCTGGTACCGCCGGCGCGCCCGCTGAGCCCGATGCGCAGCCGGACCCTGCTCAACCTCGTCCTGGCCGCCACCGTCCTCGGGTTGGCGCTGGTGGTCCACTTCCGGCCCGGACGGGAAAAACCACCGCCGCCGCCACCCCTGACCCCCCTGGCACCGCATGACATTACCGCCATCGCTATCGAACGGCCCGGTCACCCGGCCATCACCCTGGCCAAGACCCACGGCCGGTGGCGCATTACCGCGCCGCTGCAGGCGCGCGCCAACCAACTGCGGGTGGATGGGGTAGAGGCCGCGGCCGCCGCCGGCAGCTTGGCGCACTATTCCGCCGCGCGGCTGAACCTCAAAGGCGTGGACCTGGACCCACCCAAGGCGCGCCTACGCCTGAACCAGGAGACAATCAAGTTCGGCGGAACAGACCCGATCAACCAGTGGCGCTACGTGCAGATCGGTGACACGGTGCACCTGATCAACGACACGGTCTATCCCTTCCTGACCATGGGACCCACCGGCTTCGTGGACCTGACGCTGCTACCCGAGGAGACACGGATTCTCTCCCTGCGTCTGCCGGCACTCCACCTGCGCCGCAACGCCAACGGCGATTGGACCCTGGATCCGCCACAACCCAAGGTGACCGCAGACCAAATCCAGGCCCTGGTTAATCGCTGGCACGATGCGCAGGCCCTTGATGTGCAGCG
Protein-coding sequences here:
- a CDS encoding ABC transporter permease; the encoded protein is MILTLARRELRSMFLSPLAWAILAVVMFLLAWLFLAQIEYFQVIQPRLASIPNAPGVTDLVVVPILGDAAFILMLVAPLLTMRLISDERRNRTLPLLYSAPMSMTDIVLGKYLGLLLFFAILLALIALMPLSLLLGSGLDYGTLAAGFLGLALLLAAFGAAGLFMSSLTSQPTVAAISTFGLLLLLWVVDWAGNSRPGMSGAFAYLSLQRHYESLLKGNFNTQDVVYYLLFITTFLVLSIRRLDAERLQH